From the genome of Monomorium pharaonis isolate MP-MQ-018 chromosome 2, ASM1337386v2, whole genome shotgun sequence, one region includes:
- the LOC105834028 gene encoding tubulin polyglutamylase TTLL4 isoform X1, producing MFCFVEAGCVTVKCQREKCSDHCIIVYHRSEDNQLKTMCLWPSRHNAGSCWHLNNTDWLFEMEVIVYNQHETSSIASSTDGAETQYDEESVPDLDVDGDLLSIDGDKRSKQPLRRSLFDNVPPYIAFQSFDSNSSSALPYEVTKHLKWHLTTITPMLVRRTVANSGYRLMKKCRYWCGTWGKHMKSIAYKGLKESQKVNHFPGTFQIGRKDRLWRNLSRMMIKHSKREFGFVPRTYVLPQDLRIFRQVWEKNGGKEKWIIKPPASARGTGIRVVHRWSQIPKKRAVVVQQYLSRPMLIRGAKFDLRLYVFVTSFNPLKVYIYPDGLVRFASVKYNDDINYLSDRFMHLTNYSINKTSATYTSNDCADSSTGHKWTLKTLWSYLEQENVNVAKIWESIKDIAIKTMIAGESSITTLTRANTTSRYCCYELFGIDIILDENRRPWLLEVNISPSLQSSSPLDIAVKGPLIRNLFNMAGYQLPTCIPAEEAKKLAQRYQLDPVCQNYKLYRATLSYQERHKQSLYANLKNREYYLDEIIEDLTPDDVRHLITYEDELTQLGNFEKIFPTTTSHEYLQYFEASRYYNMLFDAWETKYGDNREEGISRLQKLCKTKYHLEQTF from the exons GCTATTCGAGATGGAAGTGATCGTGTATAATCAGCACGAAACAAGTAGCATCGCTAGCAGCACTGATGGCGCCGAGACTCAGTACGATGAAGAGAGCGTGCCTGACCTTGATGTCGACGGGGACCTGCTGTCGATCGACGGTGACAAACGGAGCAAGCAGCCTTTACGTAGGAGCTTATTCGACAATGTGCCGCCTTACATCGCCTTCCAGTCGTTCGACAGCAACTCCAGCTCCGCGCTGCCGTACGAAGTGACGAAACATCTCAAGTGGCACCTCACCACGATAACACCGATGTTGGTGCGTCGTACCGTCGCGAATTCCGGTTATCGATTGATGAAGAAGTGCCGGTATTGGTGCGGCACTTGGGGCAAGCACATGAAGTCCATCGCCTATAAGGGACTGAAGGAGTCGCAGAAGGTCAACCACTTCCCCGGTACTTTCCAGATCGGACGGAAGGACCGGCTGTGGCGCAATCTCAGCCGGATGATGATAAAGCACAGCAAACGGGAATTCGGCTTCGTGCCGCGCACCTATGTGCTACCTCAGGATCTCCGTATATTCCGCCAGGTGTGGGAGAAGAACGGCGGGAAGGAGAAGTGGATCATCAAGCCGCCGGCGTCCGCCCGCGGCACTGGAATCCGCGTTGTCCATCGCTGGTCCCAGATACCAAAGAAACGCGCCGTTGTCGTGCAGCAGTATTTGTCGCGACCGATGCTGATACGTGGCGCGAAGTTCGACCTGCGACTCTATGTGTTCGTCACCAGCTTCAATCCGCTCAAGGTTTACATATATCCGGACGGCCTCGTGCGCTTCGCATCCGTCAAGTACAACGACGACATCAACTACCTCAGCGATCGTTTCATGCATCTCACCAACTACAGCATCAACAAGACCAGCGCGACTTATACCAGCAACGACTGCGCGGACTCCAGCACCGGTCACAAGTGGACCCTGAAAACCTTGTGGTCTTACCTCGAGCAAGAAAACGTGAACGTTGCCAAGATATGGGAATCAATAAAGGACATAGCGATCAAGACGATGATTGCCGGCGAATCTTCTATCACTACTCTAACGAGGGCCAATACAACTTCGAg GTATTGTTGCTATGAGCTTTTTGGCATCGATATTATCCTGGATGAGAACCGGAGACCGTGGTTACTCGAAGTGAATATATCGCCATCTCTACAGTCTTCCTCGCCTCTCGACATCGCGGTCAAGGGGCCCCTCATTagaaatctctttaatatGGCCGGATACCAACTGCCCACGTGCATACCGGCGGAGGAGGCGAAGAAACTAGCCCAAAGATATCAGTTAGATCCGGTATGCCAAAATTACAAACTGTACCGAGCTACCCTTAGCTACCAGGAACGACATAAGCAGTCCTTGTATGCGAACCTAAAAAATAGGGAGTATTATCTTGATGAAATAATCGAGGATCTTACGCCCGATGATGTAAGACACTTGATTACCTACGAGGACGAGTTGACGCAGTTGGGAAATTTCGAAAAGATCTTTCCCACCACCACCAGCCACGAATACCTGCAGTACTTCGAGGCATCAAGATATTATAACATGTTGTTCGACGCGTGGGAGACTAAATACGGTGATAATCGCGAGGAGGGAATCTCCCGATTGCAGAAGCTGTGTAAGACAAAGTATCACCTCGAACAAACTTTTTAG
- the LOC105834028 gene encoding tubulin polyglutamylase TTLL4 isoform X2, protein MEVIVYNQHETSSIASSTDGAETQYDEESVPDLDVDGDLLSIDGDKRSKQPLRRSLFDNVPPYIAFQSFDSNSSSALPYEVTKHLKWHLTTITPMLVRRTVANSGYRLMKKCRYWCGTWGKHMKSIAYKGLKESQKVNHFPGTFQIGRKDRLWRNLSRMMIKHSKREFGFVPRTYVLPQDLRIFRQVWEKNGGKEKWIIKPPASARGTGIRVVHRWSQIPKKRAVVVQQYLSRPMLIRGAKFDLRLYVFVTSFNPLKVYIYPDGLVRFASVKYNDDINYLSDRFMHLTNYSINKTSATYTSNDCADSSTGHKWTLKTLWSYLEQENVNVAKIWESIKDIAIKTMIAGESSITTLTRANTTSRYCCYELFGIDIILDENRRPWLLEVNISPSLQSSSPLDIAVKGPLIRNLFNMAGYQLPTCIPAEEAKKLAQRYQLDPVCQNYKLYRATLSYQERHKQSLYANLKNREYYLDEIIEDLTPDDVRHLITYEDELTQLGNFEKIFPTTTSHEYLQYFEASRYYNMLFDAWETKYGDNREEGISRLQKLCKTKYHLEQTF, encoded by the exons ATGGAAGTGATCGTGTATAATCAGCACGAAACAAGTAGCATCGCTAGCAGCACTGATGGCGCCGAGACTCAGTACGATGAAGAGAGCGTGCCTGACCTTGATGTCGACGGGGACCTGCTGTCGATCGACGGTGACAAACGGAGCAAGCAGCCTTTACGTAGGAGCTTATTCGACAATGTGCCGCCTTACATCGCCTTCCAGTCGTTCGACAGCAACTCCAGCTCCGCGCTGCCGTACGAAGTGACGAAACATCTCAAGTGGCACCTCACCACGATAACACCGATGTTGGTGCGTCGTACCGTCGCGAATTCCGGTTATCGATTGATGAAGAAGTGCCGGTATTGGTGCGGCACTTGGGGCAAGCACATGAAGTCCATCGCCTATAAGGGACTGAAGGAGTCGCAGAAGGTCAACCACTTCCCCGGTACTTTCCAGATCGGACGGAAGGACCGGCTGTGGCGCAATCTCAGCCGGATGATGATAAAGCACAGCAAACGGGAATTCGGCTTCGTGCCGCGCACCTATGTGCTACCTCAGGATCTCCGTATATTCCGCCAGGTGTGGGAGAAGAACGGCGGGAAGGAGAAGTGGATCATCAAGCCGCCGGCGTCCGCCCGCGGCACTGGAATCCGCGTTGTCCATCGCTGGTCCCAGATACCAAAGAAACGCGCCGTTGTCGTGCAGCAGTATTTGTCGCGACCGATGCTGATACGTGGCGCGAAGTTCGACCTGCGACTCTATGTGTTCGTCACCAGCTTCAATCCGCTCAAGGTTTACATATATCCGGACGGCCTCGTGCGCTTCGCATCCGTCAAGTACAACGACGACATCAACTACCTCAGCGATCGTTTCATGCATCTCACCAACTACAGCATCAACAAGACCAGCGCGACTTATACCAGCAACGACTGCGCGGACTCCAGCACCGGTCACAAGTGGACCCTGAAAACCTTGTGGTCTTACCTCGAGCAAGAAAACGTGAACGTTGCCAAGATATGGGAATCAATAAAGGACATAGCGATCAAGACGATGATTGCCGGCGAATCTTCTATCACTACTCTAACGAGGGCCAATACAACTTCGAg GTATTGTTGCTATGAGCTTTTTGGCATCGATATTATCCTGGATGAGAACCGGAGACCGTGGTTACTCGAAGTGAATATATCGCCATCTCTACAGTCTTCCTCGCCTCTCGACATCGCGGTCAAGGGGCCCCTCATTagaaatctctttaatatGGCCGGATACCAACTGCCCACGTGCATACCGGCGGAGGAGGCGAAGAAACTAGCCCAAAGATATCAGTTAGATCCGGTATGCCAAAATTACAAACTGTACCGAGCTACCCTTAGCTACCAGGAACGACATAAGCAGTCCTTGTATGCGAACCTAAAAAATAGGGAGTATTATCTTGATGAAATAATCGAGGATCTTACGCCCGATGATGTAAGACACTTGATTACCTACGAGGACGAGTTGACGCAGTTGGGAAATTTCGAAAAGATCTTTCCCACCACCACCAGCCACGAATACCTGCAGTACTTCGAGGCATCAAGATATTATAACATGTTGTTCGACGCGTGGGAGACTAAATACGGTGATAATCGCGAGGAGGGAATCTCCCGATTGCAGAAGCTGTGTAAGACAAAGTATCACCTCGAACAAACTTTTTAG